One Novipirellula galeiformis DNA segment encodes these proteins:
- a CDS encoding DUF1559 domain-containing protein: MKIPVTIHVAGSRYDQRRCVAGFTLIELLVVISIIGVLLSLSLSGVQAAREAARRAQCSNHLRQLGLGLHQFHGIFDTLPLGNDRLYGRNQSWSSAILAQIEQTAIAESYDRSVAWDEPLRNASLISAVIPTFRCPSSIFDGEGDTDYAGVMGSALASERANAGIDLNNGVLISSTPVRLRPVSFSEIIDGTSNTIFLAEVVDRMPDSYGLWADGRNTISHDNGGINLENSGEIFSFHRGGAQVALCDGAVRFLSESTDVNLIGALCSRYGYELVNEFFAH; the protein is encoded by the coding sequence AAATTCCGGTCACGATTCACGTCGCTGGCTCGCGATACGACCAACGGCGTTGTGTCGCTGGGTTTACGCTCATCGAGTTGCTGGTGGTGATCAGCATCATCGGCGTTCTATTATCGCTCAGCTTGTCTGGTGTTCAAGCAGCCCGAGAAGCGGCTCGGCGGGCGCAATGTTCAAATCATCTTCGCCAGCTTGGTCTGGGGCTGCATCAATTTCATGGGATCTTTGACACCTTGCCGCTCGGGAATGATCGGTTGTACGGTCGAAATCAATCTTGGTCCTCGGCAATATTGGCCCAGATTGAACAGACCGCGATCGCAGAATCTTATGACCGTAGCGTTGCTTGGGATGAACCGTTGCGGAACGCGTCGTTGATTTCGGCGGTCATTCCCACCTTTCGCTGTCCGTCGTCAATCTTTGACGGCGAGGGGGACACTGACTACGCCGGGGTGATGGGCAGCGCGCTGGCGTCCGAGCGTGCCAACGCAGGGATCGACCTGAACAATGGTGTTTTGATTTCTTCGACGCCCGTTCGTTTGAGGCCGGTGTCGTTCAGTGAAATTATCGATGGCACGAGCAATACGATTTTCTTGGCCGAGGTGGTCGATCGGATGCCGGATTCGTATGGGTTGTGGGCGGACGGTCGCAATACGATCTCGCACGATAACGGTGGCATCAACCTCGAGAACAGCGGCGAGATTTTTAGCTTTCACCGCGGCGGCGCCCAGGTTGCGCTTTGCGATGGAGCGGTCAGGTTTCTATCGGAATCGACAGATGTCAATTTGATCGGGGCGCTTTGCTCACGCTACGGATACGAACTGGTGAACGAATTTTTTGCCCACTAA